A part of Capsicum annuum cultivar UCD-10X-F1 chromosome 6, UCD10Xv1.1, whole genome shotgun sequence genomic DNA contains:
- the LOC107875665 gene encoding OVARIAN TUMOR DOMAIN-containing deubiquitinating enzyme 6 codes for MTRILVQRGSTGSSSSSSNQNRSSISLPGSSATSSASSQPHGFSTSHVPSASKDDELVGEVLESIASDEFSDGSFNHKGDGDDASAESFGCDQSLHEEKIIDNEKIGDGAFVCGESVKGSSGLRVELAENERTSVPGVKGGSCPPPPPPAPPVTPPKPASLNHSPKKFSSGSSHAVRIGSSREFVGQTNVSTRTSPTGSRPSSPRSHCESEGYNSADEQKPNFGSSRNDVERDHQFEIDIRRAKGLEVKKMREDGNCLFRAVADQVYGDSEAYDLVRQMSIDYMERERDHFSQFITEGFKSYCKRKRRDKVYGNNVEIQALSEMYNRPIHIYSYSIEPMNTFHGSYNSDTPPIRLSYHHGNHYNSLVDPRRLSVGAGLGFSCLRGKNIDKDNVKAASKAQQDQQIDHALLAEGRFYSDLELTEKEMERMVIEASRAEYIAHDNKVRPQLGRRESSTSGAEPSSSGTRPSGSEKRQEAGRELSSPDSAFSDCLQVMLSMGFSYPRVIEAYSIFGDDVDSMVCYLIETSSSSRRKGKATE; via the exons ATGACACGGATACTAGTTCAGAGAGGTTCTACAGGGTCTTCGTCGTCGTCATCAAACCAGAACAGGTCGTCAATTTCACTCCCTGGATCATCTGCTACTTCTTCAGCTTCATCACAGCCACATGGTTTTAGCACTAGTCATGTACCATCAGCTTCCAAAGATGATGAGTTGGTGGGAGAAGTTCTAGAATCAATTGCTTCGGATGAGTTTTCAGATGGTTCCTTCAATCACAAAGGTGATGGTGATGATGCTTCAGCAGAAAGCTTTGGCTGTGACCAAAGCCTCCatgaagaaaagattattgacAATGAGAAGATAGGTGATGGTGCTTTTGTCTGTGGTGAATCAGTAAAAGGATCTAGTGGTTTAAGAGTAGAGCTAGCGGAAAATGAGAGAACTTCTGTGCCAGGGGTTAAAGGCGGTTCTTGCCCACCTCCACCTCCACCTGCACCTCCTGTCACACCTCCTAAACCTGCTTCACTAAACCATAGCCCAAAGAAATTTTCATCAGGTAGTTCACATGCAGTACGGATAGGATCATCTAGGGAATTTGTTGGGCAGACCAATGTGTCAACTAGGACTTCACCTACTGGATCTAGGCCATCCTCACCGCGGTCACACTGTGAAAGTGAAGGTTATAATAGCGCAGATGAGCAGAAGCCCAACTTTGGATCCTCACGGAATGATGTG GAGAGAGACCACCAGTTTGAAATTGATATAAGAAGAGCCAAAGGCTTAGAAGTTAAGAAAATGCGGGAAGATGGGAACTGTCTCTTCCGTGCAGTTGCTGACCAAGTATATGGTGATTCTGAAGCTTATGATTTGGTCAGGCAGATGTCCATTGACTACATG GAGCGCGAGAGAGACCACTTCTCTCAGTTTATAACTGAAGGATTCAAATCCTATTGCAAGAGAAAAAGGAGAGACAAG GTCTATGGCAACAACGTGGAAATCCAAGCGTTATCTGAAATGTATAATCGCCCTATCCATATATATTCTTACAGCATTG AGCCAATGAACACATTCCATGGGAGTTATAACTCAGATACCCCTCCTATCCGTCTCAGTTATCATCATGGAAATCATTACAACTCCCTTGTTGATCCTCGCCGATTATCAGTTGGTGCTGGGCTCGGGTTTAGCTGTCTGCGAGGG AAAAACATTGACAAAGATAATGTAAAAGCTGCAAGTAAAGCTCAACAGGACCAACAGATTGATCAC GCACTTCTAGCTGAAGGACGCTTCTATTCAGATCTTGAGCTCACTGAAAAAGAGATGGAACGCATGGTGATTGAAGCTTCTAGGGCCGAGTATATTGCACATGATAATAAGGTCAGGCCACAGCTTGGTCGTCGAGAATCTTCCACATCTGGTGCTGAGCCGTCGTCTTCAGGAACTA GGCCATCAGGAAGTGAGAAACGTCAGGAAGCTGGGCGAGAGCTCAGTTCGCCTGATTCTGCCT
- the LOC107874654 gene encoding casparian strip membrane protein 2: protein MDSKSTSHETAVNIPETESTKLKSSSAAPAATVVTTTKAIPHNPKAGLRRGVAIFDFILRLCALVFALAAATTMGTTDETLPLFTQFFQFEASYDDLPAFSYFVVANAIASAYLVLSLPLSIVCIVRPHLVGAKLLLLILDTVMVGFTTAGAAAAAAIVYLAHNGNSTTQWQSICQQFGDFCQRVSGAVVASFLAAFIFIILVVFSALALRRH, encoded by the exons atggaTTCAAAATCCACTAGCCATGAAACAGCAGTTAACATACCTGAAACTGAGTCCACCAAGCTAAAATCTTCTTCTGCTGCACCAGCTGCCACAGTTGTAACTACCACAAAAGCCATTCCTCATAATCCAAAGGCGGGATTGCGAAGAGGGGTTGCCATTTTCGACTTTATTTTGCGACTTTGTGCACTTGTTTTTGCTCTGGCTGCAGCAACTACTATGGGAACTACTGATGAAACTCTTCCTCTCTTTACTCAGTTCTTTCAGTTCGAAGCTAGCTATGATGATCTCCCTGCTTTCTC gtACTTTGTGGTGGCAAATGCTATTGCAAGTGCATACCTTGTCCTGTCTTTGCCTCTCTCCATTGTTTGCATTGTTCGACCACATCTAGTTGGAGCCAAACTTCTACTTTTAATTCTTGATACG GTAATGGTGGGATTTACGACAGCTGGAGCAGCAGCTGCTGCTGCCATAGTATACTTAGCACACAACGGCAACTCCACCACACAATGGCAGTCGATATGTCAGCAGTTCGGAGATTTCTGCCAGCGAGTGAGCGGCGCGGTGGTGGCTTCCTTCCTTGCAGCATTCATCTTCATCATCCTTGTTGTTTTCTCTGCTCTGGCTCTCCGTAGGCATTAG